The sequence AGTTCTTATATCACATCAGGTCAGACTGGAACTGAATGTTGCATAATATGGACTATTAGAGGTCACTCCTACAATTTGTGGGAAATGTAAAACTAGAGTCAtaatgttaaactgatgaggaACATGCACATAAAAAAACTTATTTGCATGTATCTCTACACTGAGAACTATGCTACTATGCTACTATGCTACTATGCTACTATGCTCAGCAGCACCAGCTTCAGCACAAAGGCTTTCAGCATAGAAATACCCTCTACACCATTTCTAGTACTAGTACTAGTGTAGCCTTGCTTCCCCATCACCTTGTTTCAAAATCCATATTACCCAGGAATTCTAATTTCAGAATACATTTAAGAAGGCTCTTACCATGACTAATTTCCCATCCTTGATTTCTCTCACAAACTTGGTCTCCTTGCCGTCCCACTTCTGAACGTGAGCAAGTTTATCTCCATCCAAGCTCACAGTGGACTGCAACCAGATGGGACAAATAGGTCAGAATATTGCTCTCAACAACAAGTTAAATATAGTTACAATATATTATGGTAATTTACATGAAGACATAAATGCAATACTTCCAAAGTTCCAATGTTTCATAATCCAGATCATATTACATATTACTAATGTGGCTAAATAGAAACAAATTGAATGAAATTTGTCAAGTAAACATGTTAGTCAATGCATTATTAAAGGCTGGAAACAATATATTACAACGTTGGACTGGGCTCTTTAACAGGTTCCTCAAACCAACCCAGTGAAAAATATAAGAGCTGTTCCGTCTGACAAAGCCTATATTCAAGTGCAGTGTCCAGTGCATATATCCCTTTAAACAAAATCCAATATTGTAACACTTACTTTACAGTTTCTGTCATCTGCAGTGGCTTCATCAAACTCCTCTCCCAGTTTGAAGGATATTTCAGTGTTCTTGAAAGTACTCTGGGTTTTAACGACCACTTTGTCCCCCTCTTTTGCGATGATAACGGTTGGTTTGGTCACATTTCCGACCTGCCTTGTTGCAAAACCAACACCTGTGAAAGTAATGAAAAAAGGCAATGAGAGAGGTGGGATCATGCAAAATGAATCACCTGACGCGAACTACTGTACATTATGTCATTGAACAAATATACAGGTAATAAATAACTTTTCTAATTATTAGGTTATAACTGTAAAATCATGAAAACTTACCAAGTGCTTTCATGTATTCATCGAAGTTGTCACTGTCGACCAGTTTCCAGGTGGCACAGAAGGCATCAACCATGATGAAGAGTTAGAGGACCGTGCAATAAGAGAACTGAGGTAAAGTTGATACGGATGGTGCCGGAGTCAATATGAGCTTTTTCACATAAACCTTCATTATTTGTCTGGGGCTTATTAATATGCTCGTAGGGGGTGGAGACTTACTTGCTATTGGCTCAGGAGATACTTTCTGTCTTCTGATTGGTGTTGAGAGCTTGTAAAGCTATGCTTTGATTTTCACTTTACATAGCATATGCCATGCCATGATTTGACACACCTATTGCAAAATACACATATTATTTATCAACTGTTTGTGCATTGATCGCAGTTGCAGATCCGTCATGTTGTGACTTAGAGTAAACATACTAGCTACACTAATCACTGTCCCTGCTCTGCAAGACAGACGGTAAATGGAATGTGTCAGATCTAGGGCTGAAAACCCACCCAACTGGAATCAGAGTTTGTTTGACAAATCTTTGTCATTAAGTGGATTAATCCACTCTAACAGTCCCATGGGCTTTCTGCATTGATGACAGTTATTATGCATTCTGTGTGCATTCAAGTACCAATGTATTTGTTTTAGGCAAAGATAGTTCTTCACAGTATCCTAAATCTGAAGGAAAGtaaaaatcaaacatttatgtCTTACATATTATTGGGTAGGCTATGGATACTGTAATTATTCCATAGCATGATCAGGTTTGGACTATTCTGATCACATATATAACATATGCTATGCATGTATGAATACCATTAGGAGACAATCATCTTTTTAACTAAAGATTTTCAGCATAATTTTCAGTGCTTTGCTTCCAAGAGCTTTGAAATTTGATACAGAGCTTTTTATGTGTAGTTTAATAGAATGTATATATCCCTATTTGAAGAAATATGTCTCCTTGAtgtattgtttattatctactcaGTAAGTTGCTTTATATTTCATGACAATAAAAAAGgttgttaaaaaaatataatgTATATTTATTTGCCAGTGGATTTTGTAAAAGATCCATTCATGTTGGTGTGAAAGACATGTTTGGTGCCCTCCTCTGGCCAAATCAGTCCCCACCAGACACTATGGTACAATATGAGGAGAGATATAAATTACATCTACAAAAACGAACAACATGGTTTAATTTTTCAAGGTACTGTAGCCTTTCATTCGTGGCCAACCAGACACATCAATATTCTGGTTCCATGGCTAAGAAAAGCTTTGCTGATGTAGTGTATTATTGCAGATGCCTAAGACAGAGTAGGAGAGACAATGTAATcgccattttactgccaatgaTTAAACAAGGTAAGTTGGTATCAATTTCACTGTGCAATGAGACGCCTCCCTTGTACAAAGACAACAcacaatgtttattttattttttattatagcATCTGAAAAATATTTACCACAATGCCGTATATAAAGCATTATGTTTATTAGCTGCAGTGGACATTAAAATGCATCTTTAATGGGTGGCAACTATAATGTAAAACTATTTACTGCCCAAAAATACATATCTTTTTTTTGGTTTCTAGTTACTCAGTTGTTAACTATGCATATTCTAAcagtaaaaaaacacacaaagTAGAGGTTGCACTGAAGTGCTCTAATAAACAACAATTGTA is a genomic window of Oncorhynchus gorbuscha isolate QuinsamMale2020 ecotype Even-year linkage group LG12, OgorEven_v1.0, whole genome shotgun sequence containing:
- the LOC123990719 gene encoding fatty acid-binding protein, brain-like produces the protein MVDAFCATWKLVDSDNFDEYMKALGVGFATRQVGNVTKPTVIIAKEGDKVVVKTQSTFKNTEISFKLGEEFDEATADDRNCKSTVSLDGDKLAHVQKWDGKETKFVREIKDGKLVMTLTFEDIVAVRTYEKA